A stretch of Paenibacillus sp. URB8-2 DNA encodes these proteins:
- a CDS encoding MFS transporter — MSRFPPCCAVEVWGLTFGGTAALLQMVFAETAGDSADIAQSMLVTAWNLAIGGELVGGILLETLGVLSFPWTLLIHMLFAIIVSRSAKVH; from the coding sequence ATGAGCCGATTCCCACCTTGCTGCGCAGTCGAGGTCTGGGGTTTGACGTTCGGGGGGACCGCCGCCTTACTTCAGATGGTATTTGCCGAAACAGCTGGCGACAGCGCTGATATTGCCCAGTCCATGCTGGTGACTGCATGGAATCTGGCGATAGGCGGCGAATTGGTCGGCGGAATTCTGCTGGAAACTCTTGGGGTTCTTTCTTTTCCATGGACATTGCTCATTCACATGCTGTTTGCGATCATCGTGTCGCGCAGCGCCAAGGTACACTGA
- a CDS encoding LysR family transcriptional regulator substrate-binding protein, whose amino-acid sequence MGIGSFYAASTLLLPDAICKFRFRYPLVTVELTEGTSIQIKCSVEDRTLEIGIIASPFDEYDFKVLKHDHTGWRGA is encoded by the coding sequence GTGGGAATCGGCTCATTTTACGCCGCTTCAACTCTTCTGCTGCCGGATGCAATCTGCAAATTTCGCTTCAGGTATCCGCTTGTCACGGTTGAGTTAACGGAAGGAACCTCGATTCAGATTAAATGTAGCGTCGAGGACCGGACGCTGGAGATCGGCATTATCGCTTCCCCTTTTGACGAGTATGATTTTAAGGTTCTGAAGCATGATCACACTGGTTGGCGTGGTGCCTGA